From a region of the Sinorhizobium sp. B11 genome:
- a CDS encoding SDR family oxidoreductase — MNPADGALAPAILPSLSIARYGRPREVAKAVAFLAGPGAGYITGSGILVDGGVSA; from the coding sequence TTGAACCCTGCCGACGGCGCTCTGGCTCCCGCTATTCTGCCAAGCTTGTCGATCGCGCGATACGGTCGACCTCGGGAAGTGGCGAAGGCCGTCGCGTTCCTCGCGGGACCCGGTGCAGGCTACATCACCGGATCGGGAATCCTCGTCGACGGCGGCGTAAGTGCCTAA